From the Halalkalicoccus sp. CGA53 genome, one window contains:
- the trxA gene encoding thioredoxin, whose product MSDADDIEAIRQRKREELVSQVEAEDASEGREGTPNEPIEIRRREEFSAVVADHDVVLVDFHAEWCGPCQMLAPVVEAVAADSPAAVAKVDIDRNRQIAMEYGVRSVPTLLLFSDGEQVERLVGMQDRTVLSELIDRHAN is encoded by the coding sequence ATGAGTGACGCGGACGATATCGAGGCGATCAGGCAACGGAAGCGAGAGGAGTTGGTCTCGCAGGTTGAGGCCGAGGACGCTTCAGAGGGGAGAGAGGGGACACCGAACGAACCGATCGAGATCCGAAGGAGAGAGGAGTTCTCGGCGGTGGTCGCCGACCACGACGTCGTGCTCGTGGACTTCCACGCCGAGTGGTGCGGGCCGTGTCAGATGCTCGCCCCGGTCGTGGAAGCCGTCGCGGCCGACTCGCCCGCGGCCGTCGCGAAGGTGGACATCGACCGCAACCGGCAGATCGCGATGGAGTACGGCGTCCGGAGCGTGCCCACGCTCTTGCTATTCTCCGACGGCGAGCAGGTCGAACGGCTGGTCGGAATGCAGGACCGCACGGTACTCTCCGAACTGATCGACCGACACGCGAACTGA
- the thrS gene encoding threonine--tRNA ligase encodes MSVTVTLPDGSTLEVESGATVEDVAYEIGPGLGRDTVAGKLDGELVAREQPIERDVEIEIVTDAADEYTDALRHTAAHVFAQALLRLHPGAKLAIGPWTDRGFYYDVHGVDLDESDLEAIEAEAHEIIETDLPVERVELPREEAIAHYHEEKNPFKLDILDEEAAGDDPISFYEQGEFRDLCRGPHVASTGEIGGFALLEMSAAYWRGDEDNESLTRVYGTAFPTEEELDAFLERREEAKERDHRKIGREMDLFSVPSHSPGCVHFHPNGMRIRRELEEYIRVKNDDLGYEEVRTPELNKAELWKPTGHYDAFKEDDEMFAWHQASAGGEREDATEYGLKPMNCANHAYIYDQQVRSYRDLPVRFSEFGNVYRNEQSGELSGLLRVRGMTQDDGHAFIREDQIQAEISRTLEVIEQIYGEFDFEVIYKLETKGEHAVGSDEIWSRATESLRDALEEAGLEYELEEGEAAFYGPKIGLDARDVIGREWTVGTVQLDFNIPERLDLTYVGDDNEEHRPVMVHRALLGSMERFMGVLIEQFAGDFPTWLAPEQVRILTVSDDTLDYAREVADLLGSFRVEIEERSWTLGKKIQTAHDDRVPYMLILGGNEAEAGTLSVRDRFEREASDVDSETFRSHLEREVEEKRVIPDFLSE; translated from the coding sequence ATGAGCGTGACCGTGACGCTGCCCGACGGCTCGACGCTCGAGGTCGAATCCGGGGCCACCGTCGAGGACGTGGCCTACGAGATCGGACCAGGCCTCGGTCGCGACACCGTCGCGGGCAAACTCGACGGCGAGCTGGTGGCGCGAGAACAGCCGATCGAGCGCGACGTCGAGATAGAGATCGTCACCGACGCCGCCGACGAGTACACGGACGCGCTGCGTCACACCGCCGCCCACGTCTTCGCCCAGGCGCTGCTCAGACTCCACCCCGGGGCGAAGCTCGCGATCGGCCCGTGGACCGACCGGGGATTCTACTACGACGTCCACGGTGTCGACCTGGACGAGTCGGACTTAGAAGCGATCGAGGCCGAGGCACACGAGATCATCGAAACCGACCTCCCCGTCGAGCGCGTCGAACTCCCGAGAGAGGAGGCGATCGCACACTACCACGAGGAGAAAAACCCGTTCAAACTCGACATTTTGGACGAGGAGGCGGCCGGCGACGACCCGATCAGCTTCTACGAGCAGGGAGAGTTCCGCGACCTCTGTCGCGGCCCGCACGTCGCCTCCACCGGCGAGATCGGCGGCTTCGCGCTCTTGGAGATGAGCGCGGCCTACTGGCGCGGCGACGAGGACAACGAATCCCTGACCAGGGTCTACGGCACCGCGTTCCCGACCGAGGAGGAACTCGACGCGTTCCTCGAACGCCGGGAGGAGGCCAAAGAGCGCGACCACCGGAAGATCGGCCGCGAGATGGACCTCTTCTCGGTGCCGAGTCACTCGCCGGGCTGTGTCCACTTCCACCCGAACGGGATGCGGATCCGCCGGGAGCTCGAGGAGTACATCAGGGTGAAAAACGACGACCTCGGCTACGAGGAGGTCCGCACGCCGGAGCTCAACAAGGCCGAACTCTGGAAGCCGACGGGTCACTACGACGCGTTCAAAGAGGACGACGAAATGTTCGCGTGGCACCAGGCGAGCGCCGGCGGGGAGAGAGAGGACGCCACCGAGTACGGTCTGAAGCCGATGAACTGTGCGAACCACGCCTACATCTACGACCAGCAGGTCCGCTCCTACAGGGACCTCCCGGTCAGGTTCTCCGAGTTCGGCAACGTCTATCGGAACGAGCAGTCCGGCGAGCTCTCGGGACTCTTGCGAGTGCGTGGGATGACCCAGGACGACGGCCACGCGTTCATCCGCGAGGACCAGATCCAGGCCGAGATCTCGCGCACGCTCGAGGTGATCGAACAGATCTACGGCGAGTTCGATTTCGAGGTGATCTACAAGCTGGAGACGAAGGGCGAGCACGCCGTCGGCAGCGACGAGATCTGGTCGAGAGCGACTGAATCCCTCCGCGACGCCCTCGAGGAGGCGGGACTGGAGTACGAACTCGAGGAGGGCGAAGCCGCCTTCTACGGCCCGAAGATCGGTCTCGACGCCCGCGACGTGATCGGTCGGGAGTGGACCGTCGGCACCGTCCAGCTGGACTTCAACATCCCCGAACGCCTCGACCTGACCTACGTGGGAGATGACAACGAGGAACACCGCCCGGTGATGGTCCACCGGGCGCTGCTCGGGAGTATGGAACGGTTCATGGGCGTGCTGATCGAGCAGTTCGCGGGCGACTTCCCGACCTGGCTCGCACCCGAACAGGTCCGGATCCTCACCGTGAGCGACGACACCCTCGACTACGCCCGTGAGGTCGCAGATCTACTGGGGAGCTTCCGCGTCGAGATCGAAGAGCGCTCGTGGACGCTCGGGAAGAAGATCCAGACGGCGCACGACGACCGGGTCCCCTACATGCTGATCCTCGGCGGGAACGAGGCCGAGGCAGGCACGCTCTCCGTTCGTGATCGCTTCGAGCGCGAGGCGAGCGACGTCGACTCCGAGACGTTCCGCTCGCACCTCGAACGCGAGGTCGAAGAGAAACGCGTGATCCCCGACTTCCTCTCGGAGTAA
- a CDS encoding twin-arginine translocase TatA/TatE family subunit, producing MTIEPLPLFPGFPGGIELAVIVLIAILLFGANKIPKLARSTGQAMGEFQKGREEVEQELAEMRDGATGAIEGDDDFGEPETDDTEAEPEIGTEEQVEAEPETETETST from the coding sequence ATGACGATAGAACCCCTGCCGCTGTTCCCGGGCTTCCCGGGGGGGATCGAACTGGCCGTGATCGTGCTGATCGCGATCCTGCTGTTCGGCGCGAACAAGATCCCGAAGCTCGCCCGGTCGACCGGACAGGCGATGGGCGAGTTCCAGAAGGGCCGTGAGGAGGTAGAACAGGAGCTGGCCGAGATGCGCGACGGCGCGACCGGCGCGATCGAGGGCGACGACGACTTCGGCGAGCCCGAGACCGACGACACCGAGGCCGAACCCGAGATCGGCACCGAAGAGCAGGTCGAGGCCGAACCCGAGACCGAAACCGAGACGTCGACGTAG
- a CDS encoding type II/IV secretion system ATPase subunit, whose amino-acid sequence MAIDDGDRTGPAQLEGEVAAESAERTVPSVSVDEYTWAEFMDEHGHGEEVDALYEGLVRSDGSRTVPSGSDWDRVSFDPERYLGYHPDSLPGRLTEAAGTAGRRWLEALRYMDPAFVPVTKGIYTWEHFKKEFYYTDEGRPPRDEEGRVVPFDPTEYLGFSPEDTPGVCSNGENVATKLAEVVEERTVNVREELDEDAFFSGPGGETTITNRYDLEKAVPLPKKSHFHEVDRYWVNKPYAFVVIFHSKKENEKKYYLVEPHLTPIEGELLEFLTGKLRTAIKYAGDDVVVRGSEEERRGVIDRETRRLLDRYDLATGESEAIGDRVREFFGSDEAGVVERLKRLVSGEEHPEGRVVVGAEPVRPEPALIDEDAETLSPTQIEKLLYRLKRDFIGYQRIDGIKHDINVEDISCDGYNSPVFVYHGEYEQVITNVFHGQETLDDFVVKLAQRSGKGISKRQPQVDATLPDGSRAQLTLGQEVSDHGTNYTIRQFKDVPFTPVDLICWHTFSLEEMAFLWLCIENNKSLIFAGGTASGKTTSLNAVSLFIPSKSKIVSIEDTREVELPQRNWIASVTRASFSEDDGGGVDEFDLLEAALRQRPEYIVMGEIRGEEGRTAFQVMSTGHTTYTTFHADSVGEVLKRFTTEPINVSKTMFTALDLVSIQTSTRVEGRKVRRNKTLTEINHYDAENDEINVKDVYQWQAETDEYLKTGESNTVEEICFDRGWSREELDDELFEREVVIAYLIENGLNEYRQVAATFQAFINDPETIMTLIANDVLEESLTDLREMESVLIDVDPEKEALVPRPDPDEKTRALAREILARAEEELFGEYEGKVPEGLASALDAIETSEDVVVGPGLDDGVAVPGLPEGAPSALDEGESSADPDEPDGIGSDEDTDTSTDRSEANERLGGDSEDGDGDTADDGAAFEFGGDEDGFEGARPAEEP is encoded by the coding sequence ATGGCTATCGACGACGGTGACCGGACCGGTCCCGCACAGTTAGAGGGGGAGGTGGCGGCGGAGTCCGCGGAACGGACGGTTCCGTCGGTCAGCGTCGACGAGTACACGTGGGCGGAGTTCATGGACGAACACGGCCACGGGGAGGAGGTCGACGCGCTCTACGAGGGGCTCGTGCGGTCCGACGGCTCCCGGACGGTCCCGAGCGGATCGGACTGGGACCGGGTTTCGTTCGATCCCGAGCGCTACCTCGGCTACCACCCGGATTCGCTCCCCGGGAGGCTGACCGAGGCCGCGGGGACGGCCGGGAGACGCTGGCTGGAGGCGCTACGATACATGGACCCGGCGTTCGTCCCCGTCACGAAGGGGATCTACACCTGGGAGCACTTCAAAAAGGAGTTCTACTACACCGACGAGGGACGGCCCCCACGGGACGAGGAGGGTCGCGTCGTGCCGTTCGACCCGACCGAGTACCTCGGGTTCTCCCCGGAGGACACCCCCGGGGTGTGCTCGAACGGGGAGAACGTCGCCACGAAGCTCGCGGAGGTAGTCGAGGAACGGACGGTCAACGTGAGAGAGGAGCTGGACGAGGACGCTTTCTTCTCCGGACCCGGCGGCGAGACGACGATCACGAACCGCTACGACCTGGAGAAGGCGGTTCCCCTGCCGAAGAAATCGCACTTCCACGAGGTCGACCGCTACTGGGTGAACAAGCCCTACGCGTTCGTCGTGATCTTCCACTCGAAGAAGGAGAACGAGAAGAAGTACTACCTCGTGGAACCGCACCTCACGCCGATCGAGGGGGAGCTACTGGAGTTCCTCACGGGGAAGCTCAGGACCGCGATCAAGTACGCCGGCGACGACGTGGTCGTCCGGGGGAGCGAGGAGGAGCGTCGCGGGGTGATCGACCGCGAGACACGTCGGCTGCTCGATCGGTACGACCTCGCGACGGGCGAGAGCGAGGCGATCGGCGACCGGGTCCGGGAGTTCTTCGGGAGCGACGAGGCAGGCGTCGTCGAGCGACTGAAACGTCTCGTCTCCGGCGAAGAGCACCCCGAGGGGCGGGTCGTCGTGGGTGCCGAGCCGGTCCGACCGGAGCCGGCGCTGATCGACGAGGACGCGGAGACGCTCTCGCCCACACAGATCGAGAAGCTGCTCTACCGGCTCAAACGCGACTTCATCGGGTATCAGCGGATCGACGGAATCAAACACGACATCAACGTCGAGGACATCTCCTGCGACGGCTACAACTCGCCGGTGTTCGTCTACCACGGCGAGTACGAACAGGTCATCACGAACGTCTTCCACGGCCAGGAGACGCTCGACGACTTCGTCGTCAAACTCGCCCAGCGCTCGGGCAAGGGGATCAGCAAGCGACAGCCACAGGTCGACGCGACGCTGCCCGACGGCTCGCGGGCACAGCTCACGTTGGGTCAGGAGGTCTCCGATCACGGGACGAACTACACGATCCGGCAGTTCAAGGACGTCCCGTTCACCCCGGTGGACCTGATCTGCTGGCACACGTTTAGTTTAGAAGAGATGGCCTTTCTCTGGCTCTGTATCGAGAACAACAAGAGCCTGATCTTCGCGGGCGGGACCGCCTCGGGGAAGACGACCTCGCTCAACGCCGTCTCGCTGTTCATCCCCTCGAAGTCGAAGATCGTCTCGATCGAGGACACCCGCGAGGTCGAACTCCCCCAGCGCAACTGGATCGCGAGCGTCACGCGCGCGTCGTTCTCCGAGGACGACGGCGGCGGGGTCGACGAGTTCGACCTGCTCGAGGCCGCGCTCCGCCAGCGCCCCGAGTACATCGTGATGGGCGAGATCCGTGGCGAGGAGGGCCGAACCGCGTTCCAGGTGATGTCGACCGGGCACACCACCTACACGACGTTCCACGCCGATTCCGTCGGCGAGGTGCTCAAGCGCTTTACGACCGAGCCGATCAACGTCTCGAAGACGATGTTCACGGCGCTCGACCTCGTCTCGATCCAGACGTCGACGCGCGTGGAGGGTCGGAAGGTCCGACGAAACAAGACGCTCACCGAGATCAACCACTACGACGCAGAGAACGACGAGATCAACGTCAAGGACGTCTACCAGTGGCAGGCCGAGACCGACGAGTACTTGAAGACCGGCGAGTCGAACACCGTCGAGGAGATCTGTTTCGACCGTGGCTGGAGCCGCGAGGAGCTCGACGACGAGCTGTTCGAACGCGAGGTCGTCATCGCCTACCTAATCGAGAACGGGCTGAACGAGTATCGCCAGGTCGCGGCGACGTTCCAGGCCTTCATCAACGATCCCGAGACGATCATGACGCTCATCGCGAACGACGTCTTGGAGGAGAGTCTCACCGACCTCAGGGAGATGGAGAGCGTGTTGATCGACGTCGACCCGGAGAAGGAGGCGCTCGTCCCCCGACCGGACCCGGACGAGAAGACCCGTGCGCTCGCTCGAGAGATCCTCGCACGCGCCGAGGAGGAACTCTTCGGGGAGTACGAGGGGAAGGTCCCGGAGGGGCTCGCGAGCGCGCTCGACGCCATCGAGACGAGCGAGGACGTCGTCGTCGGACCCGGACTCGACGACGGTGTCGCCGTTCCCGGTCTCCCGGAGGGAGCGCCTTCCGCGCTCGACGAGGGAGAATCGAGTGCCGATCCCGATGAACCGGACGGAATCGGATCGGACGAGGATACGGACACGAGTACGGACCGATCGGAGGCTAACGAACGTCTCGGAGGCGATAGCGAGGACGGAGACGGCGATACAGCGGACGACGGGGCCGCGTTCGAGTTCGGCGGGGACGAGGACGGGTTCGAGGGCGCGCGTCCCGCGGAGGAGCCGTGA
- a CDS encoding type II secretion system F family protein, translated as MSLDVGSSGEFGADALGDTFYPLYRWVFSEDSTFVADVDRKLSEARMADTVELYLSRALAIGTLSGGALWVVGTLLGYLLFATGLVPIDTLIGIPAPNEALLELMIAIRIPLLILVTGLVFGSLGFAAGFGALLVVPYSRASAREREINMLMADSVAFMYALSVGGMNQLEILEAMARADDTYGEVSYEFKSIVQETEYFDTDYRTAIRNQAMETPSDELSQFLTDMLSIVNSGGDLSRFLEDKKDKHMRTAKQEQELTLETLELFGEMYMTLSLFPLLLIIILVIMSMLGDADELMLYGTVYALIPLVGAGFLVLVSTVKRDEPGDGYLVPDGGSAHLADPNRNPLFDLGLIERFTGEYGVFDRIKRRERGYEFGEILRRPHHFLRDFPLYTLALTVPLSLVLVGVAAATGSAPTTWQGFINQPVWSTFVWVYVPLYLIGIPLAVFYEWNQHSRHAITKGLSDDLRKLSSANDTGMTLLESVQVVSETSSGKLAREFETMHAKVNYGTSLKDALIEFNNRYHIPRLARTVKLISKAQEASSQITAVLTTAAQASENQDDIDRERKSRTRMQVVIIVMTYLTLLAVMAILKTQFLDVMSGMTDQAANGDATADVGGGGPDFGGGIDTGLLSVMFFHAVTMQAILSGMISGYMRDAKIVSGVKYVIVLVTIALAVWMVVG; from the coding sequence GTGAGCCTCGACGTCGGCTCGTCGGGGGAGTTCGGGGCCGACGCCCTCGGGGACACGTTCTACCCGCTCTACCGGTGGGTCTTCTCGGAGGACAGCACGTTCGTCGCTGACGTCGACCGCAAACTCAGCGAGGCCCGGATGGCCGACACGGTCGAACTCTACCTCTCGCGTGCGCTCGCGATCGGCACGCTCTCGGGCGGAGCGCTCTGGGTCGTCGGAACGCTCCTGGGATACCTGCTGTTCGCTACAGGGCTGGTCCCGATCGACACGCTGATCGGCATTCCCGCGCCGAACGAGGCGCTCCTCGAACTGATGATCGCGATCCGGATCCCGTTGCTGATCCTCGTCACCGGTCTCGTCTTCGGGAGCCTCGGCTTCGCCGCTGGCTTCGGGGCGCTGCTCGTGGTTCCCTACTCGCGAGCCTCGGCCAGGGAACGCGAGATCAACATGCTGATGGCCGACTCCGTCGCGTTCATGTACGCGCTCTCGGTGGGAGGGATGAACCAGCTCGAGATCCTCGAGGCGATGGCCAGAGCCGACGACACCTACGGCGAGGTGAGCTACGAGTTCAAGTCGATCGTCCAGGAGACCGAGTACTTCGACACGGACTATCGAACCGCGATCAGGAACCAGGCGATGGAGACCCCCTCGGACGAGCTGAGTCAGTTCCTCACGGACATGCTCTCGATCGTCAACAGCGGCGGCGACCTCTCGCGCTTTCTCGAGGACAAGAAGGACAAACACATGCGGACTGCGAAACAGGAACAGGAGCTCACCCTCGAAACGCTCGAGCTCTTCGGCGAGATGTACATGACGCTCTCGCTCTTTCCGCTGTTGCTCATCATCATCCTCGTCATCATGAGCATGCTCGGCGACGCGGACGAACTGATGCTCTACGGCACCGTCTACGCGCTGATCCCGCTCGTCGGTGCTGGCTTTCTCGTGCTCGTCTCGACGGTGAAACGCGACGAACCCGGCGACGGCTACCTCGTCCCGGACGGGGGGAGCGCACACCTCGCCGACCCGAACCGGAACCCGCTGTTCGACCTCGGACTGATCGAGAGATTCACCGGCGAGTACGGGGTCTTCGACCGGATAAAGCGCAGAGAGAGGGGATACGAGTTCGGCGAGATCCTCCGCCGCCCGCATCACTTCCTCCGCGACTTCCCGCTGTACACGCTCGCGCTCACGGTCCCGCTCTCGCTCGTTCTGGTGGGGGTGGCTGCCGCGACGGGGTCGGCTCCCACCACCTGGCAGGGCTTCATCAACCAGCCCGTCTGGTCGACGTTCGTCTGGGTCTACGTACCGCTCTACCTGATCGGCATCCCGCTCGCCGTGTTCTACGAGTGGAACCAGCACTCCCGCCACGCGATCACGAAGGGACTGTCCGACGACCTCAGGAAGCTCTCGAGCGCGAACGACACCGGGATGACGCTGCTCGAATCGGTCCAGGTGGTGTCGGAGACGTCCTCCGGGAAGCTCGCCAGGGAGTTCGAGACGATGCACGCGAAGGTGAACTACGGGACGAGTCTGAAAGACGCACTGATCGAGTTCAACAACCGCTATCACATCCCTCGGCTCGCCCGGACGGTCAAGCTCATCAGCAAGGCCCAGGAGGCCTCCAGCCAGATCACGGCCGTCCTCACCACAGCGGCGCAGGCGAGCGAGAACCAGGACGACATCGACCGCGAACGCAAGTCCAGAACCAGGATGCAGGTCGTCATCATCGTGATGACGTATCTCACGCTGCTCGCGGTGATGGCGATCCTGAAGACGCAGTTCCTCGACGTGATGAGCGGGATGACCGACCAGGCCGCGAACGGCGACGCCACAGCGGACGTCGGCGGTGGCGGACCGGACTTCGGCGGCGGGATCGACACGGGCCTCCTCAGCGTGATGTTCTTCCACGCCGTGACGATGCAGGCGATCCTCTCGGGGATGATCAGCGGCTACATGCGCGACGCGAAGATCGTGAGCGGCGTGAAGTACGTCATCGTGCTCGTCACGATCGCACTGGCGGTCTGGATGGTGGTCGGATGA
- a CDS encoding DUF7287 family protein, which produces MNARGQTGIDFLVGATVFLIAVGFVFAFVPSMFAPFFTGGTGDTLTADRAATQLAEKELVVDPSSPAVLNESSVDEFFEGCTDEEDEGQYVADELGLGTDRVQVELGNDSCGDDPPARSSVTVSQRYVSIDEDHHTLTVRVWS; this is translated from the coding sequence ATGAACGCGCGCGGACAGACCGGGATCGACTTCCTCGTCGGCGCGACGGTGTTCCTGATCGCCGTCGGTTTCGTCTTCGCGTTCGTCCCGTCGATGTTCGCACCGTTTTTCACCGGTGGCACCGGCGACACGCTCACCGCCGACCGGGCGGCGACGCAGTTGGCGGAGAAGGAACTGGTCGTGGATCCCTCGTCGCCCGCTGTTCTGAACGAGTCGAGTGTCGATGAGTTCTTCGAGGGGTGTACGGACGAGGAGGACGAAGGGCAGTACGTCGCGGACGAACTCGGGCTCGGAACCGATCGAGTGCAGGTCGAACTGGGCAACGACTCCTGTGGGGACGACCCGCCCGCTCGCTCCTCGGTGACCGTCTCCCAGCGCTACGTCTCGATCGACGAAGACCACCACACGCTCACCGTGAGGGTCTGGTCATGA
- a CDS encoding DUF7288 family protein encodes MNRGQVHTLEAFVAALLLVGGLIFATQATAVTPLSASTSNQHIENQQRAVATDLLAVTHEDGSLEEALLFWNDTEDGFAYTGENRQFYTDDPPEEYAHPLADPLSEAFGGTQVAYNIDLIYQNSEDPANTSEQELVEMGSPSDNAVVASRTVVLFDGNGVSAGDNEGTALSELEDGEFYAPNVDEDGELYNVVEVRITVWRM; translated from the coding sequence ATGAACCGGGGGCAGGTCCACACGCTGGAGGCGTTCGTCGCCGCGCTCTTGCTCGTCGGCGGGCTCATCTTCGCCACGCAGGCGACGGCGGTGACGCCGCTTTCGGCCAGCACGTCGAACCAGCACATCGAGAATCAGCAGCGGGCGGTCGCGACCGACCTGCTCGCGGTGACCCACGAGGACGGCTCGCTCGAGGAGGCGCTGCTGTTCTGGAACGACACCGAGGACGGGTTCGCCTACACCGGAGAGAACCGGCAGTTCTACACCGACGATCCGCCCGAGGAGTACGCTCACCCGCTCGCAGACCCGCTCTCGGAGGCGTTCGGCGGTACGCAGGTCGCGTACAACATCGACCTCATCTACCAGAACTCGGAGGACCCCGCGAACACGAGCGAGCAGGAACTGGTGGAGATGGGCTCGCCGAGCGACAACGCGGTCGTCGCGAGTCGGACGGTCGTGCTGTTCGACGGGAACGGGGTCAGCGCCGGCGACAACGAAGGAACAGCTCTCTCGGAACTGGAAGACGGCGAGTTCTACGCACCGAACGTCGACGAAGACGGCGAACTGTACAACGTCGTAGAGGTGAGGATCACCGTATGGCGGATGTGA
- a CDS encoding DUF7261 family protein, with translation MADVSRLRRSDRAQFILVSGLLIAVVLVALVLLLNATIYTENVATRGVDSGANDALQYQETLSVGIVGLVEEENQRNHSEWGDIEANVNRGNAVLTDRLERQYVERGSVVTAEVRIDPGVRVWQEETGEFDDGTIASNVTEVRSFSIDSHELPEDNESFQIVVQNGSDEWVLSLYQEGNEVVAEAEAGTCSADVEEITPHDPDWCNGDYVWADGVDEGYEIDFVNGSATNGEYELVADGVGGDGIEANQTAFVSSATIDLTYRSSRIEYSTSESLGWEAPR, from the coding sequence ATGGCGGATGTGAGTCGACTCCGCCGATCGGATCGCGCGCAGTTCATCCTCGTCTCCGGGCTGCTCATCGCGGTCGTTCTCGTCGCGCTCGTGCTGTTGCTGAACGCGACGATCTACACCGAGAACGTCGCGACCCGCGGGGTCGACAGCGGGGCGAACGACGCGCTCCAGTACCAGGAGACGCTCTCGGTCGGTATCGTGGGACTGGTCGAAGAGGAGAACCAGCGAAACCACTCGGAGTGGGGGGATATCGAGGCGAACGTCAACCGGGGCAACGCGGTCCTGACTGACCGACTCGAACGACAGTACGTAGAACGCGGCAGTGTCGTGACAGCGGAGGTTCGCATCGACCCCGGTGTTCGCGTGTGGCAGGAGGAAACCGGGGAGTTCGACGACGGGACGATCGCGAGCAATGTCACCGAGGTTCGCTCGTTCTCGATCGATTCGCACGAACTCCCCGAGGACAACGAGTCCTTTCAGATTGTCGTCCAGAACGGCTCCGACGAGTGGGTGCTGTCGCTCTATCAGGAGGGCAACGAGGTCGTCGCAGAGGCGGAGGCCGGGACCTGCTCGGCAGACGTCGAGGAGATCACCCCTCACGATCCCGACTGGTGCAACGGCGACTATGTGTGGGCCGACGGCGTGGACGAAGGCTACGAGATCGACTTCGTGAACGGGTCAGCCACGAACGGGGAATACGAACTCGTCGCCGACGGGGTCGGTGGTGACGGGATCGAAGCCAACCAGACCGCGTTCGTCTCCAGCGCGACGATCGACCTGACCTATCGCTCCTCGCGGATCGAGTATTCGACGAGCGAGAGCCTCGGTTGGGAGGCACCGCGATGA
- a CDS encoding DUF7266 family protein — MTDRAVSVAVNYVLTLLIATVLLGGLVMAAGGVIESQSNNSVHDELGVIGERLAADIESADRLRAAGGEDTSVSVRSDLPNRVSGTSYTIEVNGDEETITLGSQNPEVTVRVSFAVENVESTRVRGGAVVIASKDGKLEVRES, encoded by the coding sequence ATGACCGATCGCGCGGTCTCCGTCGCGGTCAACTACGTGCTCACGCTGCTCATCGCGACGGTGCTCCTCGGCGGGCTCGTGATGGCTGCCGGTGGTGTGATCGAGTCCCAGTCGAACAACTCGGTCCACGACGAACTGGGCGTGATCGGCGAGCGCCTCGCGGCCGATATCGAGAGCGCGGATCGGCTGCGCGCTGCTGGTGGCGAGGACACAAGCGTCTCGGTCCGGAGCGATCTCCCGAACCGGGTCTCGGGAACGAGCTACACCATCGAGGTGAACGGAGATGAGGAGACCATCACGCTCGGTTCGCAGAATCCGGAAGTGACCGTGAGGGTCTCCTTCGCCGTGGAGAACGTCGAATCGACACGGGTCCGCGGAGGGGCAGTGGTGATCGCTTCGAAGGATGGAAAATTGGAGGTGCGAGAGTCGTGA
- a CDS encoding DUF7289 family protein, with the protein MDDRAVSEVVGYVLVLALVVTTMGVLFTTGFGTLQDVQRAEQVNNVERAFDVLDANLQDMYREGAPSRATEMRLVDGSLGFGQPTTIDVAQDGETIGNLTVSAYPIEYDSGDGTQIVYAHGALIRAEGDGSVMLAEPNFVLDDDHVVVSGVRTRPLSDSPTSIDRTGTVLIGGEHLRTDTSTSESSNEPLTITVETQHVDAWEGYFREHEDRGIGDVVERTDDSVTFQIDHDDYETASVVRPVIRIAFRN; encoded by the coding sequence ATGGACGACCGTGCGGTGAGCGAAGTGGTGGGCTACGTGCTGGTGCTCGCGCTCGTCGTCACCACGATGGGTGTCCTGTTCACTACAGGGTTCGGTACGTTGCAAGACGTCCAGCGGGCGGAGCAGGTGAACAACGTCGAGCGGGCGTTCGACGTTCTCGACGCGAACTTACAGGACATGTACAGGGAGGGTGCGCCGAGTCGGGCGACCGAGATGCGACTCGTCGATGGATCGCTCGGGTTCGGCCAACCCACGACGATCGACGTCGCACAGGACGGAGAGACCATCGGCAACCTCACCGTTAGTGCCTACCCGATCGAGTACGACAGCGGTGACGGAACACAGATCGTCTACGCTCACGGTGCCCTGATTCGGGCCGAAGGCGACGGCAGTGTCATGCTCGCGGAGCCGAACTTCGTCCTCGACGACGACCACGTTGTCGTCTCCGGGGTGAGGACACGACCGCTGTCCGATTCACCCACCAGTATCGACCGGACCGGAACCGTGTTGATCGGTGGCGAACACCTGCGAACCGATACCTCGACTAGCGAGTCGTCGAATGAACCGCTGACCATCACCGTCGAAACCCAGCACGTCGACGCGTGGGAGGGATACTTTCGGGAGCATGAAGACCGAGGGATCGGAGACGTCGTAGAGCGGACCGACGACTCGGTAACGTTCCAGATCGATCACGACGACTACGAGACGGCGTCGGTCGTTCGGCCAGTCATCAGGATAGCGTTCAGAAACTGA